In Prunus dulcis chromosome 1, ALMONDv2, whole genome shotgun sequence, the following are encoded in one genomic region:
- the LOC117614454 gene encoding S-adenosylmethionine decarboxylase proenzyme 4, with translation MAVSGFEGFEKRLELHFFGDDPKNMGTLGLGLRLLDFDSIQEVLDEVQCTVVSAVANHYFDAYVLSESSLFVYPTKIIIKTCGTTQLLKSIPPLLRHASLDLGLTLSSCRYTRGNFIFPRAQPFPYTNFQNEVVYLEESLPAALCYRKASVMPSKTPSHAWHVFSASTQNTTCRFGDSDEDDFYTLEICMTELDRDLARNFFRRPGDDKNGDSAGKEMTELTGISQINPRALICDFAFDPCGYSMNGIDGDRHSTIHVTPEDGYSYASFECVGSVYDDREDVVRMLKKVVQVFRPATMSVSTTCESHEVWTRVAGALEPLGFKCRSCAADEFPAAGTVVYQTFVDRRSNNYNNKS, from the coding sequence ATGGCTGTGTCTGGTTTTGAAGGGTTTGAGAAGCGCTTGGAGCTACACTTCTTTGGGGATGACCCTAAAAATATGGGCACTCTTGGGCTTGGCCTCAGGCTTCTTGACTTTGACTCCATCCAAGAAGTCCTAGATGAGGTCCAATGCACCGTGGTCTCGGCCGTAGCCAATCACTACTTCGATGCCTACGTGTTATCCGAGTCCAGCCTCTTCGTCTACCCTACCAAGATCATCATCAAGACCTGTGGGACCACCCAGCTCCTCAAATCCATCCCTCCCCTCCTCCGCCACGCGTCGCTCGATCTCGGCCTCACCCTCTCCTCCTGTCGCTACACCCGCGGGAACTTTATCTTCCCAAGAGCCCAGCCCTTTCCCTACACCAACTTCCAAAACGAGGTCGTTTACTTGGAAGAGTCTCTCCCCGCTGCTCTCTGCTACCGCAAGGCCTCCGTCATGCCCTCCAAAACCCCCTCGCACGCCTGGCACGTGTTCTCCGCGTCCACCCAGAACACGACGTGTCGTTTCGGAGACAGCGACGAAGACGATTTCTACACCCTCGAAATCTGCATGACCGAGCTCGACCGCGACCTCGCCCGCAACTTCTTCCGCCGTCCCGGCGACGACAAGAACGGTGATTCCGCCGGCAAAGAGATGACGGAGCTCACGGGGATTTCCCAAATTAACCCCAGGGCTCTGATCTGCGACTTCGCATTCGACCCTTGCGGCTACTCCATGAACGGGATCGACGGCGATCGCCACTCCACGATCCACGTCACTCCGGAAGACGGCTACAGCTACGCGAGCTTCGAGTGCGTCGGGTCGGTCTACGACGACCGCGAAGACGTGGTTCGGATGCTGAAGAAGGTCGTGCAGGTGTTCCGGCCGGCGACAATGTCCGTGTCGACCACGTGCGAGAGCCACGAGGTGTGGACACGTGTCGCGGGGGCATTGGAGCCGCTGGGGTTCAAGTGCCGGAGCTGCGCGGCTGATGAGTTCCCGGCTGCCGGAACGGTGGTGTATCA